Below is a genomic region from Hevea brasiliensis isolate MT/VB/25A 57/8 chromosome 3, ASM3005281v1, whole genome shotgun sequence.
CTGTCGTCTTCAGACCCACCGTACCCAATATCAAATAATGTGTGATGTCAAAGTAAAAATGAAAATCATTCAAGTTTCATCTTCACTGTCTGAAAGTAGGCAATCTTGAATTTGCTGCCTGCAAGAAGAAAATTCGGTTTATAAATATAAGTGTTAAAAGTTTCAAAGAGGCATAAAACATTAGTTGCCAGAGCAGAAAAATAAACAGaattaagccaaaaataaattgcATATGAGCCTAGAGACTCCAGAATTGCAGCAGGCCAAAGCATTGTAGCCTTGAACTGAGTGTATCCAACATAGAAGTAACTTGTTATCCAAGTTATCCCCATATGAAACATATAAAGTAATAATTAGAGCAAAGATAAACAAAAGAATTTTCACCTTAGCATACTGGAATTGTCACAGCTGCCATGCTTCACCCGGGCAACCATTTGTTGGGGTAAAGACAAATAGAAATGTTCCATTGATGAGGAATCCTTGGGGAGTATCTGAAAACGGCAACTTGAACAACAGGCACCACCAAATCTTGAACTTTGGCAACTTTCGGGTTTGTTCGAACTCGATAAATCAGAATTACTGAGAGGACTATTGCAAAGAGGACAGAATGACTCCGAGGACATAGATTCCATGGGCTTGAGATTGTATCTCTTCTGACGCCTTCGAGTAGCCAAAGGAACAGTACAATCACTGATTTCAGGAATTCTATTAAAATGGAATGGAGTAAGCTTTCCAGCTGTTCGTACAATCGTACACTCTCGAGAAGGATTTTCTTCCTGCAACCCAAAAGATTTAACATTGATAACTAACATTCTCTTACAATAAAGAGCTAGCACTGCACTCATACTAAAAGGCCACAAAAGAGACTTGTCAAGAAAGAACACATAATTTCAAGTTATCTAAACTGATCATAgacttgttttcctttttgaaagaAGACTAATCTTCACGCAGATGAAAGCAACCTTAACAACAAAACCCCTTTTTTTCTCCTTGTCAAAGGAAGTGGGCGGCGGGTGATCAAAAAAACAATGACACTAGTTCTCATCAACTAAAATGCTTATTGAACTCTACTACTCACTAGCAATTAGTACTCCCAAATGGCCCTAAGGCACTCTAAGaaatattgaagttatgagaagaaaACTTCATACCTGCAAAAGAGTTACAAATGAAGACACCAAACCATTGATTCCAGCGGGAGGGCTATTAGGTAACTGCAAGGTCTTTAGACTGCCCTGCCAAGATGAGAACAGAACCTTCATTTAGCAGTAGACTAGATTTATTCAAATTCGTTAAAAATGAATACAGAATGCTATACCACAAAAGATAATTTCGTATGGAGAAAACTGAAAAAAGCATGAGGCACAAACCCATCAATGCGGCATAGCAAGTTCAACTCCTGTGCTGTACAGTCACGAAGCGGAAGAACTACTGGTATATCCCATCTGGCATCAACATACTGAATATCAGCTGACAAAGAATATCCTTGGCCCTGTTAGAAGAAAAAACAACAAAGACGGCTAAAGAGACCTTATTTGCATCAAAAGTAATCTTAATGGCTGTAACCAATAATctatgatattaaaaaaataatgaaaaatttgaaCTGAATGAGAAGTTAGAAAACCTGGCATATTTATGGTTTTTGTGACAGACCAGCAATGCCAGAATAAACTTATTCTTTATTTCTGCTGTGATTATAATGAGAAAAGCAGAATGCCACATATCTTTTATAAAGTAAGATATGTGGCCCTACATTAAttctactcaactcaactcaactcaacctttatcccaaaaatttggagtcggctatatggatttgctttctacactctaaacgattttgggttaaatcctcataaatgtgtaatgcttctaggtcatgttgtactactctcctccaagtcaatttaggtctatccctttttttctttctatcctctaacctaatgtgctctacttgtctaactggagcctccgtatgtctacgcttcatatgatcaaaccaccttaatctcccttctctcaacttattctcaatgggcaccactcctaccttttctctaatactctcattacggactttatctagtttaatatggccactcatccatcttaacattctcatctctgcaactcttatcttagacgcatacgactccttcagtgcccaacaatcactaccatataacatggtcggtcgtatggctgtacggtaaaattttttttttaacttattgggaatcttgcgatcacataaaactcccgtggcacgtctccacttcaaccatccagctttaatcttatgactaacatcctcctcacatcccccatctacttgaaggactgaaccgagatatttaaagtaattactttgggacagtaccactccatccaaactaactccttccctatcaccagtttggccttcactgaacttgcaatgcatgtattctgtcttcattctacttaacttaaagccctttgactctagagtacttctccaaagctctaactttctacTGACTCCTTCtcacgtctcatctatcagaacaatatcatccgcaaacatcatgcaccaaggaatactttcttgtatatgtttcgtcaattcatctaaaactaatgtaaaaaggtaagagcttatagctgatccttagtgtaatccaactgagatcgaaaaatctcttgtatcccctcccactgtgcgcacaatagtagttgctccttcatacatatctttcaacacttgtatgtacctaatagataccctcttttgttctaacacttttcataagacatctcttggaacactatcataagccttctccaaatcaataaaaatcatgtgtagatctttcttcacatctctatatttctccatcaagcttctaatgagaaagatcgcttccatagttgaatgatagggcatgaagccaaattaattgagagagatagaagtatcatgacgtagtcgatgctccacaactctcttccacaacttcatagtgtggctcatgagtttaattcccctataatttgagcaactctgtatgtctcccttatttttaaaaataggtactaaaatactattctattcatcaggcattttctttgagtttcgaatcttattaaataatttagttaaccatgccactcccatatctcccaaacacttccacacttcaattggtattccatcgggtccacaggctttatgaTGAAGACATCAGGGAGGACTTACTTGATGCACTTATGTTCAAGGGGGCTATCACAAGATCACGGGCCAAGGCATTGCAAGCACTAGTGAAGGAACATCATTTGGCCAAGGACTCGCCAAGCCCTAAAGGATGCGCCACTTGCCTAATTACATTGAACATACGAGAAGAAGGAACAAGCATGGCCAAATGCTTGGGAGACCCATTGGAGCATGGCTTAGGTGGCATGCCATGTGGCGAATGATCTGGCAACCAAGAAGGATGTGGCAGCTTGTGTGGAAGGTGACGTGGCATGTGGGACCTCTTCTTCTACAAGTCTACCAACCATTAGAAGATACAGCTTTGCCCAATATGCAAGAGCTATTGTTGTTGGTTATTGTCCACCTCTTTTACACTTTTGGTAAAAGCTAATTAACTAAATCAGACTACAAGACGAACATTTTTTGGAGATTGTGATCTGATTTGGGAGGCTTCTTTTGCAATTTTGGTAAAAGCTAATTAACCAAATCAGACTACAAGACAAAGAACATTTTTAGGAGATTGTGATCTGATTTGGGAGGGCTTCTTTTTATGGTATTGTAATTTAAACATTTATAGAAAGGCTAAGGAAATTATCCAAGCCAAGCATGGTTCATTGGGTAGTAGCCATGCTTGGCAGAAACTCACCTCTAAAAGGGGAGTCTCTCTCATTTTGCTGGAGATTTTTGAGATTGTATTTTCTTCCTCCATTGTAGAGAAGCTTCAAGCTCTCAAACTGAAACTCTTGTGAGGTTATGTTCTTTGCTAAGTTTCACCTAGAACTTAGACTTATTACAAGTTGTCACTTGTAATATCTTAGGCTTATACTTGAGAAACTCTAGCACAGGTTGCTATTGTGTTTCAAGTGCCATTGACATCTTGtattttctgttttttttttcaagGTTAATGAAAGTCCTCTTTGTTCTAAAGTACTGTCTATCTTGTTAGAAGTTGAGTTGTTTGTGTATGTGCTGGAGTGTTTGTGCTTGGGTGAAGGACGGTCCATCTTCCATGGCTGAATGAGTGGTGCTCTCCTTTACAACATTCAGCCAAGGCCTGCAtcactttacccactttcattctcttaagtgcttcctttacttctaaagatctaatccttctagtataattcacattcttttctattgttctatagtctatattcacgttattaccattttgactattattaaaaagatcattaaaataatttctccatctttctttaatatcctcatctttcaccaacacttttccttctttatccttaatgcacctaacttgattgagatcttgacatttcctttctctcctccttgctaatctataaatatctttctccccttcttcagttccaagtttctcatataacttttcaaaggcaggTGCTCTCGTTTGACTAACTGTCTTTTTCGcccctttctttgctatcttgtactgttcatatgcctcattattatcacatttaggtaatttcttataccattccctttttctcttcactgccttttgtacttcctcattccaccaccatctctcttttaagggtggtccatgtcctttagactctccaagtatttttctagctacttctctaatctttgatgccatctgtatccacatatcattagcctccatatccagcttccatgcttcggactcgagaatctcatttttgaacttcacttgctttactcctttgaactcccaccactttattcgagctacactatttcttctgaccttacttgaatcgttcctaaacttaacattcaaaactACTAACCAATGTTGACTTATTAAAGCCTCTcctagaatgaccttgcaatccttgcatagagctctatttgtcttcctggttaagaggaagtcgatttggcttctatgttgtccacttttgaaagtcactaaatgtgactctttttataaaataggtatttgttagtattaggtcgtatgccatagcaaaatccagaatgctttttctctcctcatttcgactgtcaaaaccaaaacctccatgaacattctcatatccttgcctatcacttcctacatgtccattcaaatctccatcaATGAAAACATTATCTTCATTCGGTatactttgcattaaatcatccatatcttcccaaaatctttgtttactctcactatctagtcctatttgtggggcataagcactaactacatttattgtttctccttctagtactagctttattagtataattctatcttctactcttttcactgctattacagcgtctttcaatgtcctgtctatgattatgcccactccgttcttgtttctctcctttccggcaaaccacaatttgtaccctgaattacccacttccttgcgtttctctcctacccatttagtctcctgaatgcaagcaatattcacccttctcctttccaaggtatccacaagtttcattaattttcctgtaagtgattcaacattccaagtactaactctgatcctcctcctatcctattctttcctaattggtctccttctatgatatcttctattattttctatatctatcttgtgttctgttccactatctgttctaccatCTGGCCCTACATTAATTCTATTTGAAAATATTTCTCACAGTACAGCTGGAATGTGTTTGTTGAAATAAATTTCTTTCCAGCTTATTTTTATTCTTCAAAGTTGTATagtttgatgaaaataaaattcaAAGTTATGTTTACAAGTGATTGCAGGGCAGTGAAAATGGGACTTCagaaaaatgatattattcaactATAATAGAAGCTTTTACTTGGTTATCACAATAGCAAGTTCCACTAGTTATGTCCCTGTTACTTTTATGGGTCTCCTCTCTTCTGCAACATATGTTTTGTCTGGGTGATAAAATCACATAAAGGGAAGCTTGAGAAGAAAGCTTATTTAAATTTGTTTCAGGAACACCTCTATCTCACCCCCAAAGTTAAACATCTGAGAAGTATAGCATCATACATAACCCAATAATGCAAAAACATAACTACTGTCAAGTGAACCAAAAATCTTTCTTCAAAGAGGCTATAGCACTGCCTTTTATCCATCTTTCCATCTTCAAGTTATGGTTTGCTTTCCAGTTTATAAAGAAAGATTGGCATTAGTTATGTCACTATTACTCTATTGTTCATGTAAACGACAAGTTTTGCTCTAAACTCATGTCACCTCAAAAGAACTAGGTCAAGAGTGCCTCTCTTCATAGCATTTATAGTTATACGATTTTTTTTCTATAAGTGCATCTCTCAATCATATACTGcaaacataaaataaattttgttttatATAGCTTACTATGTTACCactggaatatatatatatatatatatatatatatatatatatatatacacacacacacttcAACAAAGAGGCTTCAACTTGAAGGCTTTGAAAGACAAACCTTCACTGTTGCTGCAAGGACATGGCAAGCAATCCTTGATGTGCAAGATCCTAAAATAAGCCTGTTGTATCCATTTTCAGAAGCAACCTACAAAAAGGGGGGAAATTTTCCTTGATGAATGGATTCTTATTCTCCTCATTCTATGCTTGCAATTGAAATATAGACATCTAGGCAAAACCTTTTGCAAGGCCAACATCCGCAGGTGTAGCAGAAGGTCTTCTTTCCCTGTCGCATCATTCACAGCATCTAGtaattttgtcaatctgtccttCCCTTCAATTGAATCTGAAGTATATATATTTTCAATTGGAAACACATGCAATTGCTTCATAGGTGGGGTTAGCTTTGAGACAACCAATTTCATCTCTCTAATTGCATCATCCACTTTCTCAGAAGCATCTGGGTAGACAGCACTTTCATCAATAAATGCTACTCCAACACCAAACACCGGTAATGATCTGTCCTTACTCGCATCAAAATTTTTCTGCGCTCTATGCTGCATTTCATGTACAAACTGTAGGGCCACGCTGAAACACAACTAGAAGTGCTCAGAAAATAAAATTGAACATTACAAACAAGGCAAAATAAAAGGAGCATCCCACGGTGAATTTCCAAATAAAACAGCTTTAATAATTTTGTTTATAAAGAAATAATCTTTGgatcatcatatatatatatatatatatatatatatatatatatatatattccaataCAATGATAGAGGATCAAGCTATATATGCAACCATAAACTCATTTCTTCAATCGAATTGTTATTAATGGCAAAAATATAATTAAGCATTTAAAAAAACGTGTTCTTGTGAATATTATTCTAAAGTTGCttcaaattaacaaaaaaatattgCAAATTCCTGAATCATCCGCAGTAAATTTTGTATGCAGAGAACACAATACATCTCTTACACAAAAGCAAAACATAATCATCAGCTAGAAATAAAATCAAACACAAAGACACAAAACGCTAAGAAGAGAAACCTGGAGGCAGGGCCGCCAGAGAAAGCGACAAGGACATTATCAGAAGGGGTAATCATAGAATAAGAAGTAACAGAAAGTCTAAACTTCCCATAAAGATTGCGCCGAAAACAACCGTAACAGAAGTGCGCATCATCAGCACCAGCACCAGCACCAGCAGAGGCACTAGAAATGGGCTGGTTGGCCTTGCACTTGACACACAGATTCTGCTGTCCATTAGTACTAGTACTTAACTTCCGATCAGTTAAAGACGGCGAGTCTTCTGCATACTCCTCGTCGTTCTTGTAGCAATTAGACTGGCAGCTTGAAGAATTGCAAGCCATGGCTGATAAGTATTGGGAGCTGGTTCTGTGAAATCACACAATTGGCCGTTTCATTCTCGGATTTAGGTATTGCATCGTTCGGCTCAGCGCAGCAGACAAGCACAGGGTATTAGCAAAGGTTTGGGCAAATCACGCCAAATCTTTATTTTATGGGCTGAGATGGGCTGCTCTCACTGCTTGCATATAAAAACCCAAGTATGTCTAGGTAAGTATATTGTGTTGCCCAGCCCATGTCCAGCATGTTAAGTATTTACatatgtttctttttttttttttttttcccttaaacGAGAAGTTATAATATATTCTCAAGGTAGTACACttcatatttataaaattttaattatttctcaaAACAAAAAAAAGTAAACGCTTGGCTTTGTTTAGTCCAGTGATTAAAGACATGTTATTTACATTGTAGAGCCAGATTCGAGTTCTTACTCTCTTAATTCTCCTACTACAGGCATGCAGTTTCAATTCTAATTCAGATTCTGTTAGAAACTGAAACTGTATTGAAATTTCGATAAAATTCCAGTTTGaatctttattattttgattataattcagtttgattcgattttcGATTGTTTAGTTTCAGTTCAGTTTGGTACGATTCTAATTCAGTTCTtgatttttgaaataattttatgtaattatttctataaaaagtcatacttgaattaacatttaaattttgaaatatgtCATTAATACAAATATATCATGTGAtatatcatttaattatttttaaattatataatctttaactataaactatatatataatttaaaattaagcatattatataatatagtaaATATACCTTTTATTAACTATGtgataatatttaagtataacatataaatataattataaattatgaattaaGTATATAGATAATACAATAAttcatttataattaagaattataaggcgATTTAATGCATTTATAAGTGAAATTATTAAGAAAAGATGGAGAAATGAAAGATAATATTAAGTTTGTATATAGTCCATAATTATATGTATGCATATAATATTAATTGCatgtaaatatataattatattaaaagtatataatatatctaaaaaaatcataatatatatatatatatatataattaattctcgatttaattttaatttggtacgattcttaataaaaataaaaatcaaatcaaaacatCAAAGtaagttcggttcgatttaattcTAAATAATTTGATACTATTTGGTTTGAAGAATGAAGGAACTTCAAAAGATTTTAGATGATGGCGATTCTGGTATGAAGATAGGCTATGTTTGATTATTATGTGCTTGAGAGGATGTCCAATTTATTTGTGGGTATCTTGTTCCTATGGTCAACCTAGTGATCCTAAGAGAGATTCTCAAATGCAGGAGTAGGTAGTGAACTTTGGTTGCATTTGTGAAAAGGCTTTTTTTGTTGTATTTTGTTCCATCTTTAtgagaatttattattttatgttgcATGAATTTTGAATATGTCTACTTGAATTGTGATCCAATCAGAAAGTTTCATATTACTAATGAGGACAATGTTCCCTACCATTATAAATATTGCATTGTTTGCCATTGCGGTAGATTTATGAGATATTTGATAAATAAACCGGGATTAAGATTTAAGAGTTTTGAGTGACTATATCTCACTCTTTTTCATTACAATGAAATTCTTTCTCTCGTCTTACTCGTAAATATAAATCTTACCATCAAATCATGTTAATCTTACCGTCAAACCACGTAAATCTTATGTAATTATGTGCAATGAAAAATTTTGTCAATAGTGAATATATGGGAGTTTCCCTACAGGTCCACTTTGCCAATGCAATAAATCTACTAGCAAAGGCTCTTATATCTCTTTTTTGGTTTGGAGCTTCACTTGATATCTTCAACATGTTAAATTCACATCATTTACTATGACTTCATTACTTATTTATTTCCTCAACAACACTTGCCTGATATGATTATTTATGTTATGGTAGGTGTCCACAACACAACCTGTGCCacatcagattttttttttcttttaccaaAATACTAGTTTCATTCCAGAATAATAAATTAAAGCATGTTCAAAACTCCAAACAAATATATTTTTAGCACAATTAATACACTTAATGTCTACTTAATTTAAAGAAAAGAGACCAGATCTGCAATCAGTGGGCCACCTAAAATAAGCTGAATGGAAATGCAGATTAGACAATACCACTAGAAAGCCAGAAGGGTGGTGTGTTGTTCACTATGTTGTCATTTTGCCCttccctttaaaaaaaaaaaatcactttagGTAAATTATATAGAAAGTTCGCCGATTTAAGATAACATAATAATAAgatatctaaattttaatttatagtacaaaatcattcatttttaatttaagtaacaTAAAACTTTCTTATGAATTTTAATAgttgatttttaaaatatttatattgatgtgacatttattaaattaaaaaattatatttcatatATTAATAGTTTGAAGTAAATAAGTTTTAGGTTATTAAAATGTCaatatatacaattttaattGTCATAATTTTAAGTAGATAgaaaacataattaaatttttttctgaTAAGTATTAAATTAACAgagagaaaatataatttttaatataacaaatgtatcatcaataaaaatgacttaaaatttggCTACTAAATATCGTAGGAGGGCTTTCTATTACTTAAATTAAAGACTAAGGAGTTTtgtattacaaattaaaatttatatatcttATTGTTTCATATCACTATACT
It encodes:
- the LOC110639166 gene encoding cytoplasmic tRNA 2-thiolation protein 2 yields the protein MACNSSSCQSNCYKNDEEYAEDSPSLTDRKLSTSTNGQQNLCVKCKANQPISSASAGAGAGADDAHFCYGCFRRNLYGKFRLSVTSYSMITPSDNVLVAFSGGPASSVALQFVHEMQHRAQKNFDASKDRSLPVFGVGVAFIDESAVYPDASEKVDDAIREMKLVVSKLTPPMKQLHVFPIENIYTSDSIEGKDRLTKLLDAVNDATGKEDLLLHLRMLALQKVASENGYNRLILGSCTSRIACHVLAATVKGQGYSLSADIQYVDARWDIPVVLPLRDCTAQELNLLCRIDGLKTLQLPNSPPAGINGLVSSFVTLLQEENPSRECTIVRTAGKLTPFHFNRIPEISDCTVPLATRRRQKRYNLKPMESMSSESFCPLCNSPLSNSDLSSSNKPESCQSSRFGGACCSSCRFQILPKDSSSMEHFYLSLPQQMVARVKHGSCDNSSMLRQQIQDCLLSDSEDET